The Clostridioides sp. ES-S-0010-02 genome window below encodes:
- the yqeC gene encoding putative selenium-dependent hydroxylase accessory protein YqeC codes for MKLSDMIGANEIITVVGAGGKTSFIKYFANFYRDKLKVLLTTTTKIYLPDEKDYDNIFMTIDGTSIPSICHGVTVCGSCINNENKIVGIKLSDLEKMIDKFDLVLIEGDGSKRKKLKGWNDGEPVVYCKTTKTIGILDITSFGMDINEENIHRLDEFKKITNLNMRNINDNSTVNLDNLKNVVLNPKGLFKNYHGKKILFINKVENEMYESLAINLIKIIKEHESEIDIFYGSIKQNFCIRY; via the coding sequence GTGAAATTATCAGATATGATAGGAGCAAATGAAATAATAACTGTAGTTGGAGCAGGAGGAAAAACTTCATTTATAAAATACTTTGCGAATTTTTATAGAGATAAGCTAAAAGTTTTACTTACAACAACTACTAAAATATATTTACCTGATGAAAAAGACTATGACAATATATTTATGACAATAGATGGAACTTCTATTCCATCTATTTGTCATGGAGTAACAGTATGTGGAAGCTGTATAAATAATGAAAATAAAATAGTAGGAATCAAGTTATCTGATTTAGAAAAAATGATAGACAAATTTGATTTGGTATTGATAGAAGGTGATGGTTCAAAGAGAAAAAAACTTAAAGGTTGGAATGATGGAGAACCAGTAGTATATTGTAAAACTACAAAAACTATAGGTATATTAGATATAACTTCATTTGGAATGGATATTAATGAAGAAAATATACATAGGTTAGATGAATTTAAAAAAATAACTAATTTAAATATGCGTAATATAAATGATAATTCTACAGTAAATCTTGATAATTTAAAAAATGTAGTATTAAATCCAAAAGGATTGTTTAAAAATTATCATGGTAAAAAAATATTATTTATTAATAAAGTCGAAAATGAAATGTATGAAAGTTTAGCTATAAATTTAATTAAAATTATTAAAGAGCATGAAAGTGAAATAGACATATTTTATGGAAGTATAAAACAAAATTTTTGTATAAGATATTGA
- the mocA gene encoding molybdenum cofactor cytidylyltransferase encodes MINAVIMASGFARRMGENKLLLEYDGCYIIEHVLKAVSKINFHQVVVVSQYKEVLALCNKYGFKYVDNKDANIGQSESIKLGILNSSECDGYMFFVGDQPFIDDLYIDKIINTFKLDRDFIVIPRCKDVCGNPVVFPFSKKEELLALKEDEKGKTILKNSSKIKYVEVPEKMLLDIDTKVDYERIGGKL; translated from the coding sequence ATGATAAATGCAGTAATAATGGCGTCAGGATTTGCCAGAAGAATGGGAGAAAATAAACTTTTACTGGAATATGATGGATGTTATATAATAGAACATGTACTTAAGGCAGTTAGTAAAATTAATTTTCATCAAGTTGTAGTTGTAAGTCAATATAAAGAAGTTTTGGCATTGTGCAATAAATATGGCTTTAAATATGTAGATAATAAAGATGCAAATATAGGTCAGAGTGAATCCATAAAACTGGGAATTTTAAATAGCTCAGAATGTGATGGATACATGTTTTTTGTGGGAGACCAACCATTTATTGATGATTTATATATAGATAAAATTATAAATACTTTTAAATTAGATAGAGATTTTATAGTAATTCCAAGATGCAAAGATGTATGTGGAAATCCAGTTGTATTTCCATTTAGTAAAAAAGAGGAATTATTGGCACTTAAAGAAGATGAAAAAGGGAAAACTATTTTAAAAAATTCATCAAAAATAAAATATGTAGAAGTTCCCGAAAAAATGTTATTAGATATTGATACAAAAGTGGATTATGAAAGAATAGGGGGCAAATTATGA
- a CDS encoding molybdopterin-binding protein, producing the protein MKLIKTIDAVGQVLCHDITQIIPGEFKGRKFKKGHVVKEEDIPVLLSLGKDNLYVWEKSEGMIHENEGALFLKELTAGENLDFSEIKEGKIDFIAACDGLLKIDVDALFDLNCVGEIMMATLHNNFVVNKGLKVAGTRVIPLVIDEKKLEEAKKVVDNRKIVNVIPFKPKKVGIVTTGNEVFYSRIVDKFGPVIEEKVKGFGCEVIGQTICPDDKDIIKNAIKEFISQGAELICCTGGMSVDPDDVTPTAIKETGADLVTYGSPILPGAMFLLAYYGEVPIMGIPGCAMYHKTTVFDIVLSRILIDEKLDKYDIAKYGHGGLCMNCDVCTYPACNFAKI; encoded by the coding sequence ATGAAATTAATAAAAACTATAGATGCTGTTGGACAAGTTTTATGTCATGACATTACTCAAATAATACCAGGAGAATTTAAAGGAAGAAAATTTAAAAAGGGACATGTAGTAAAAGAAGAAGACATTCCAGTTTTATTATCTCTTGGTAAAGACAACTTATATGTATGGGAAAAATCAGAGGGAATGATTCATGAAAATGAAGGAGCTTTATTTTTAAAAGAATTAACTGCTGGAGAAAATTTAGATTTCAGTGAAATAAAAGAAGGAAAGATAGATTTTATAGCAGCATGTGATGGGCTTTTAAAAATAGATGTCGATGCACTTTTTGATTTAAATTGTGTTGGCGAAATAATGATGGCAACTCTTCATAATAATTTTGTAGTAAATAAAGGGTTGAAAGTAGCTGGAACAAGAGTCATACCTTTAGTTATAGATGAGAAAAAACTAGAAGAGGCAAAAAAAGTAGTTGATAACAGAAAGATAGTCAATGTGATACCTTTTAAACCTAAAAAAGTAGGAATTGTTACCACTGGTAATGAAGTGTTTTACAGTAGAATTGTTGATAAATTTGGACCAGTAATAGAAGAAAAAGTAAAGGGGTTTGGATGTGAAGTTATAGGTCAAACTATATGTCCAGATGATAAGGATATCATAAAAAATGCAATAAAAGAATTTATAAGTCAAGGAGCAGAACTTATCTGTTGTACTGGTGGAATGAGTGTAGACCCAGATGATGTCACACCAACAGCTATAAAAGAGACTGGAGCTGATTTAGTTACATATGGGTCACCAATATTACCAGGAGCAATGTTTTTACTTGCTTACTATGGAGAAGTTCCAATTATGGGTATACCAGGGTGTGCAATGTATCATAAAACTACAGTGTTTGATATAGTTCTATCTAGGATTTTAATAGATGAAAAACTTGACAAATATGATATAGCTAAATATGGTCATGGTGGTCTTTGTATGAACTGTGATGTATGTACTTACCCTGCATGTAATTTTGCTAAAATATAA
- a CDS encoding ATP-binding cassette domain-containing protein codes for MLQVTGVGLRFGDKELFKDVNLKFTKGNCYGIIGANGAGKSTFLKILSGEIEPNTGNVSITDKERMSVLKQDHFEYEEETVLNVVIRGHERLWSIMHEKDALYMKEDFSEEDGIKAAELEGEFAELDGWDAETNAEKILMGLGITKDMHYKQMKELVGGEKVKVLLAQSLFGKPEILLMDEPTNHLDFKSINWLNNFIMDLEESIVIIVSHDRHFLNQICTNIVDVDFGKIQMYVGNYDFWYESSQLALQLAKDQNKKTEEKIAQLKEFIARFSSNASKAKQATSRKKQLDKLEIEDIQPSRRRYPYVGFTPAREIGNEVLEVHNLTKTIDGVKVLDNVSFRLDRDDKVVFMGDEIATTALLNIVMGELEPDSGEYKWGVTTSQDYLPKNHNKFFDGVEYSLVDWLRQFSEEKSESFIRGFLGRMLFSGEEALKEAQVISGGEKVRCMLSKLMLSNANVLVLDDPTNHLDLESITSVNKGLEKFPGVLLFTSHDHEFISTIANRIIEITPNGIMDRKMDFDEYLESKDIQDQLAKMYGKDK; via the coding sequence ATGTTACAAGTTACAGGTGTTGGACTTAGATTTGGTGATAAGGAACTATTTAAAGATGTTAACTTAAAATTCACTAAAGGAAATTGCTATGGAATAATAGGAGCTAATGGTGCGGGAAAATCTACTTTTTTAAAAATATTATCAGGAGAAATAGAACCAAATACAGGGAATGTGTCTATAACTGATAAAGAAAGAATGTCAGTTTTAAAACAGGACCACTTCGAATATGAGGAAGAAACTGTTTTAAATGTTGTTATAAGAGGTCATGAAAGACTTTGGAGTATAATGCATGAAAAAGATGCTTTATATATGAAAGAAGATTTCAGCGAAGAAGATGGAATAAAAGCTGCTGAACTTGAAGGTGAGTTTGCAGAACTTGATGGATGGGATGCAGAAACTAACGCTGAAAAAATACTTATGGGTCTTGGTATAACTAAGGATATGCATTACAAACAAATGAAAGAATTAGTTGGTGGAGAGAAGGTTAAAGTGTTATTAGCACAATCACTTTTTGGAAAACCTGAAATACTATTAATGGATGAGCCTACAAACCACTTGGATTTTAAATCAATAAATTGGTTAAATAATTTTATAATGGATTTAGAAGAGTCTATAGTTATAATAGTATCACATGATAGACATTTCTTAAATCAAATATGTACTAATATAGTTGATGTTGACTTTGGTAAAATACAGATGTATGTTGGAAACTACGACTTCTGGTATGAATCAAGTCAATTAGCATTACAACTTGCTAAAGACCAAAACAAAAAGACTGAGGAAAAGATAGCTCAATTAAAGGAATTCATAGCTAGATTTAGTTCTAATGCTTCAAAAGCTAAACAAGCTACATCTAGAAAGAAACAATTAGACAAATTAGAAATTGAAGATATACAACCATCAAGAAGAAGATATCCATATGTAGGATTTACACCTGCTAGGGAAATTGGTAATGAAGTTTTAGAAGTACACAATTTAACTAAAACTATAGATGGAGTTAAAGTACTTGATAATGTTTCATTTAGATTGGATAGAGATGACAAAGTAGTATTTATGGGTGATGAAATAGCTACTACTGCACTTTTAAATATAGTTATGGGAGAACTTGAACCAGATAGTGGAGAATATAAATGGGGAGTAACTACTTCTCAAGATTATCTTCCAAAAAACCATAATAAGTTTTTTGATGGAGTAGAGTATTCTCTAGTTGACTGGCTTAGACAGTTTTCTGAAGAAAAAAGTGAGAGTTTTATAAGAGGATTTTTAGGTAGAATGTTATTCTCTGGAGAAGAAGCTTTAAAAGAAGCTCAAGTTATATCTGGAGGAGAAAAAGTTAGATGTATGCTTAGTAAGCTAATGCTTTCAAATGCAAATGTACTTGTGTTAGATGACCCTACTAACCACTTAGACTTAGAAAGTATAACTTCTGTTAACAAAGGTCTTGAAAAATTCCCTGGGGTGCTTTTATTTACTTCTCATGACCATGAGTTTATATCTACTATAGCAAATAGAATTATAGAGATAACTCCAAATGGAATAATGGATAGAAAGATGGATTTTGATGAGTATTTAGAAAGTAAAGATATACAAGACCAATTAGCTAAAATGTATGGGAAAGATAAATAA
- a CDS encoding site-specific integrase produces the protein MNAFIRKRNKNYVVYLEFTDEDTGKRKQKNMGIFDKKRDASKRLNEVKESLYKDGFLIPNEITVSEFLLDFLKKYSENISLATYNNYVSICKNYINPSIGKYKIQDLHPIHIQNYIDKLSHKLNPQSIKIHINILKLAIKRAYRLKLVKENIMDNIEAPRYKKFKNEIYDKEQMIKLLKLSKNTYMELPINLAVGLGLRISEVLGLTWDNIDFEENTITVNKITARINGSVILKEPKTESSIRKISAPKELIFLLKEYKIKQNKNLLKSSIRNSHDLLFFNKKCEPIAEDVMSKKFKRFLEKNDLPHIRFHDLRHSHVTLLINSKVPIKVISERVGHSNINTTLNVYSHVLKEMDKEASDKISENLFNAN, from the coding sequence ATGAATGCATTTATTAGAAAACGAAACAAGAATTATGTAGTTTATCTTGAATTTACAGATGAAGATACTGGAAAAAGAAAACAAAAGAACATGGGTATTTTTGATAAAAAAAGAGATGCGAGCAAAAGGTTAAATGAAGTAAAGGAAAGTCTGTATAAAGATGGCTTTTTAATTCCAAACGAAATCACTGTCTCAGAATTTCTATTAGATTTTTTAAAAAAGTACAGTGAAAATATATCATTAGCTACATACAACAATTATGTTAGTATTTGTAAGAATTATATTAATCCCTCTATTGGTAAATATAAAATACAGGATTTACATCCAATTCATATACAGAACTACATTGATAAACTATCTCATAAATTGAATCCTCAATCAATTAAGATTCATATAAATATATTGAAACTTGCAATAAAAAGAGCATATAGACTCAAATTAGTAAAAGAAAATATTATGGATAATATAGAAGCTCCAAGATATAAAAAATTTAAAAATGAAATTTATGACAAAGAACAAATGATAAAATTGTTGAAATTGTCAAAAAATACATATATGGAATTACCTATTAATTTAGCAGTTGGTTTAGGTCTTAGAATTTCAGAAGTTTTAGGTTTGACTTGGGATAATATTGATTTTGAAGAGAATACAATAACTGTAAATAAGATAACAGCTCGAATTAATGGCTCTGTAATTCTTAAAGAACCAAAGACTGAAAGCTCTATTAGAAAAATATCTGCTCCAAAGGAATTAATCTTTTTACTAAAGGAATATAAGATAAAACAAAATAAAAACTTATTAAAGTCTTCTATTAGAAATAGTCATGACTTGTTATTTTTCAATAAAAAATGTGAACCTATTGCTGAAGATGTTATGAGTAAAAAATTCAAAAGATTTTTAGAAAAGAATGACTTGCCACACATTAGATTTCATGATTTAAGACATTCACATGTTACTTTACTTATAAATTCTAAGGTACCTATAAAAGTTATCTCAGAAAGAGTTGGTCATTCAAATATAAATACAACCTTAAATGTTTATTCCCATGTTCTAAAAGAAATGGATAAAGAAGCATCTGACAAAATTTCTGAGAACTTATTTAATGCCAACTAA
- a CDS encoding BlaI/MecI/CopY family transcriptional regulator, whose amino-acid sequence MTITKIPPAELKVMKFIWGSDFTVTSKDVIEAMEKLYDWKQTTTLTLLSRLVNKKFLDAKKIDRHTHYTVIIGEAEYLHFETKTFLDNMHGSSIESFMKALFKKGVNEEELNSVEKWVKDIKKDE is encoded by the coding sequence ATGACTATTACTAAAATACCACCAGCGGAATTAAAGGTCATGAAATTTATTTGGGGATCAGATTTTACAGTAACATCAAAAGATGTCATTGAAGCTATGGAAAAACTATATGATTGGAAGCAAACTACAACACTAACACTTTTATCAAGATTAGTAAATAAGAAGTTCTTGGATGCTAAAAAGATAGATAGACATACACATTATACAGTTATTATTGGAGAAGCTGAATATTTACATTTTGAAACAAAAACTTTTCTAGATAATATGCATGGAAGTTCTATTGAAAGCTTTATGAAAGCATTGTTCAAAAAGGGGGTAAATGAGGAGGAATTAAATTCTGTTGAAAAATGGGTAAAAGACATTAAGAAGGATGAATAG
- a CDS encoding DUF4003 domain-containing protein: MEQTFINGKINLLMENYKALNEVKGSWQMGLIQHSCALAFTLKNKRISPRLVEERIELIKKNTGLFSNFRGYNIFYIATLLSFESNPESSFKMILEIYKNLKNEKFWGDTYLPLTASIVYENRDKMDYITCISKMKTVYEYMRKKHPLLTSSDDYCNIALIAIHSKNLEEDLEYIEKCYEFLNKNGFYKGNDLQALSQILLFSEDRTMGKCKKTIELKKAFKENDCKLNYYGYPIIGAISLLDYKENEIIENIKNVSNRLKEEKGFGNWSLGKSNRVMISSAVVASIYADSIQKENNIDSIANNIFLNIIIAIQVACVMAATSAAIASSSSN; the protein is encoded by the coding sequence ATGGAACAAACTTTTATAAATGGGAAAATAAACTTATTAATGGAAAATTATAAAGCATTAAATGAAGTTAAAGGTTCTTGGCAAATGGGATTAATTCAACATAGTTGTGCACTTGCATTTACGCTTAAGAACAAGAGGATAAGCCCTAGATTAGTAGAAGAGCGAATAGAGCTTATTAAAAAAAATACTGGATTATTCTCTAACTTTAGAGGATATAACATATTTTATATTGCAACACTACTTTCATTTGAATCAAATCCAGAAAGTAGTTTTAAGATGATTTTAGAGATATATAAAAATCTTAAAAATGAAAAGTTTTGGGGAGATACATATTTACCACTTACAGCATCAATAGTCTATGAAAATAGAGATAAAATGGATTATATTACATGTATATCAAAAATGAAAACAGTATACGAATATATGAGGAAAAAACATCCACTTTTAACATCTAGTGATGACTATTGTAATATAGCACTTATTGCAATTCATTCAAAAAATTTAGAAGAAGATTTAGAATACATAGAAAAATGCTATGAATTTCTAAATAAAAATGGTTTTTATAAAGGAAATGACTTACAAGCACTATCTCAAATTCTTTTATTTAGCGAAGATAGAACAATGGGTAAATGCAAAAAAACTATTGAACTTAAAAAAGCATTTAAAGAGAATGATTGTAAGTTAAATTATTATGGGTATCCAATAATAGGAGCAATTTCGTTATTAGATTATAAAGAAAATGAAATAATAGAAAATATAAAAAATGTTTCAAATAGACTTAAAGAAGAAAAAGGTTTTGGGAATTGGTCTTTAGGAAAAAGCAATAGAGTAATGATTAGTTCTGCTGTTGTGGCTTCTATTTATGCAGATTCAATACAAAAAGAAAATAATATAGATTCTATAGCTAATAATATATTTTTAAATATTATTATTGCTATTCAAGTTGCTTGTGTAATGGCAGCTACAAGTGCAGCTATAGCATCTTCTTCATCAAATTAG
- a CDS encoding lactate utilization protein, with protein sequence MDQNLNWLKEKRIEKTIKSLESNNMKGYLVNNKEELLKKIEEIVEVGSLVGCGGSMTLFETGVIDFIREKYDFLDRYAKDIKPEEMKEIYRKSFCADAYFTSTNAITENGELYNLDGNGNRVAAMIYGPDKVIVVAGVNKIVKDVDEAIKRTKTIAAPANCKRLNTNTGCKTTGICIDCSSPGRICCSYTLIKRQLAPERIHVIFLNEDFGY encoded by the coding sequence ATGGATCAAAATCTAAATTGGCTTAAAGAAAAAAGAATAGAAAAAACAATAAAATCTCTAGAAAGTAATAACATGAAAGGGTATCTAGTAAATAATAAAGAAGAGCTTCTTAAAAAAATTGAAGAAATAGTAGAAGTAGGTTCTTTAGTAGGTTGTGGTGGCTCTATGACTTTATTTGAGACAGGAGTTATTGACTTTATAAGAGAAAAATATGATTTTCTTGATAGATATGCAAAAGATATTAAACCAGAAGAAATGAAAGAAATATACAGAAAATCATTTTGTGCAGATGCTTATTTTACAAGTACTAATGCAATAACAGAAAATGGAGAGCTCTATAATTTAGATGGAAATGGAAATAGAGTAGCTGCTATGATATATGGACCAGACAAAGTAATAGTTGTAGCAGGTGTAAATAAAATAGTTAAAGATGTAGATGAAGCTATAAAAAGAACTAAAACAATAGCCGCTCCAGCAAATTGCAAGAGACTGAATACAAATACTGGATGTAAGACTACTGGCATATGTATAGATTGTTCAAGTCCAGGAAGAATTTGCTGTAGCTATACACTTATAAAAAGACAATTAGCACCAGAAAGAATACATGTAATTTTCTTAAACGAGGACTTTGGATATTAA
- a CDS encoding YegS/Rv2252/BmrU family lipid kinase, with protein sequence MKKVKLIYNPNSGEKKILSNLDTIIELYQKQNYLLIPYRLNIKEPVNNAFKEVDSSYDHILIAGGDGTIDLVVNSMKELDIKIPIGILPTGTANDFSNALQIPFDIKEAIKEIINSKPKKIDIGKVNNKYFINVASAGMFTDVSQRISTDLKNSFGRISYYIKGIEEALYMRKFKIKVYSKEMNYDGDMYLMLIFNGKTAGNINLAYKAEIDDGYLDVIIFKGMPIPKSIPVLISVLRGDYLDQYNGNEILYFKTKKVDIECKDSLITDIDGEKGPDFPLNIECIKDGIEVMGICSGKS encoded by the coding sequence ATGAAAAAAGTAAAACTTATATACAATCCTAATTCAGGTGAAAAAAAAATATTATCAAATTTAGATACTATTATAGAATTATATCAAAAACAAAATTATTTATTGATACCCTATAGATTGAATATTAAAGAGCCTGTAAATAATGCATTTAAAGAAGTAGATAGTTCCTATGACCATATACTAATAGCAGGTGGCGATGGAACTATAGATTTAGTTGTAAATTCAATGAAAGAGTTAGATATAAAGATTCCAATCGGAATTTTACCTACAGGAACTGCAAATGATTTTTCAAATGCTCTTCAAATTCCATTTGATATAAAAGAAGCTATAAAGGAAATCATAAATTCAAAGCCAAAGAAAATAGACATAGGGAAGGTAAATAATAAATACTTTATAAATGTCGCAAGTGCAGGTATGTTTACTGATGTATCACAAAGAATAAGCACAGACTTAAAGAATTCGTTTGGAAGAATTTCTTATTATATAAAGGGAATAGAAGAAGCATTGTATATGAGGAAGTTTAAGATAAAAGTATATTCCAAAGAGATGAATTATGATGGAGATATGTATCTTATGCTGATTTTTAATGGAAAAACAGCAGGAAATATAAATTTAGCATATAAAGCTGAAATAGATGATGGATATTTAGATGTAATTATTTTTAAAGGAATGCCAATTCCAAAATCAATACCAGTTTTGATAAGTGTGCTTAGAGGTGATTACTTAGATCAATATAATGGAAATGAAATATTGTATTTTAAAACTAAAAAAGTAGATATAGAATGTAAAGATTCTCTTATAACAGACATTGATGGGGAAAAAGGTCCAGATTTTCCTCTCAATATAGAATGTATAAAAGATGGAATAGAGGTTATGGGAATCTGTAGTGGAAAAAGTTAA
- a CDS encoding glutamine--tRNA ligase/YqeY domain fusion protein codes for MSNETNSSNFIKNIIINDLETGKHDSIITRFPPEPNGYLHIGHAKSICLNFGLAKEFNGKANLRFDDTNPLKEDVEYVESIKEDVKWLGFDWNELNFASNYFDEMYKRALILIKKGKAYVCELTQDEMREYRGTLTEPGKESPYRNRTIEENLDLFERMKNGEFKDGEKTLRAKIDMSSPNINLRDPIIYRIAHSTHHNTGDKWCIYPMYAFAHPIEDAIEGITHSICTLEFEDQRPLYDWFVRECEMENVPRQIEFARLNINNTVMSKRKLKQLVDEGIVDGWDDPRVPTISGIRRKGYTAEALRNFCSEIGVSKVNSTVDSQMLDYFLRENLQPKAPLAMGVLRPLKLVITNYPEDKVEMLEIENNAKDESQGKRLVPFSRELYIEQDDFMEEPIKKYFRFFPGNEVRLKGAYFVKCTDVIKDENGNVVEIHGTYDPETKSGSGFTGRKVKSTIHWVDAKSAIPCEFRLFEPLILDDLPENEGKHFLEQINPNSLEILQGFVEPTQVKDAKPFDKFQFVRNGFFSIDNKYTTKEKLVFNRIVPLKSSFKLAK; via the coding sequence ATGTCAAATGAAACGAACTCATCTAACTTTATAAAAAATATTATTATAAATGACCTAGAAACAGGAAAACATGACAGTATAATAACTCGTTTTCCACCTGAACCAAACGGATATTTACATATTGGTCATGCAAAAAGTATATGTCTTAACTTTGGACTAGCTAAAGAATTTAATGGAAAGGCTAATTTAAGATTTGATGATACAAATCCATTAAAAGAAGATGTTGAATATGTAGAATCCATAAAAGAAGATGTTAAGTGGTTAGGATTTGATTGGAATGAATTAAATTTTGCATCTAACTACTTTGATGAAATGTACAAAAGAGCTTTAATCCTAATAAAAAAAGGTAAAGCTTATGTGTGTGAATTAACACAAGATGAAATGAGGGAGTATCGTGGCACTCTTACTGAACCTGGTAAAGAAAGCCCTTATAGAAATAGAACTATTGAAGAAAACCTAGATTTATTTGAAAGAATGAAAAATGGTGAATTTAAAGATGGAGAAAAAACATTAAGAGCTAAAATAGATATGTCTTCTCCAAATATAAACCTTAGAGACCCAATTATATACAGAATAGCTCATTCAACACATCATAATACAGGAGATAAATGGTGTATATATCCTATGTATGCTTTTGCCCATCCAATTGAAGATGCAATTGAAGGAATAACTCACTCTATATGTACTTTGGAGTTTGAAGACCAAAGACCTCTTTATGACTGGTTTGTCAGAGAATGTGAAATGGAAAATGTACCTAGACAAATAGAATTTGCTAGACTTAACATAAACAATACTGTTATGAGTAAAAGAAAATTAAAACAACTTGTAGACGAAGGAATTGTTGATGGTTGGGATGACCCTCGTGTTCCTACTATATCTGGAATTAGACGTAAGGGATATACTGCTGAAGCTTTACGTAATTTTTGTAGTGAAATAGGAGTATCGAAAGTTAACTCTACAGTAGACAGTCAAATGCTTGATTATTTCCTAAGAGAAAACTTACAGCCAAAGGCTCCACTTGCTATGGGAGTTTTAAGACCTTTAAAGCTAGTTATAACCAACTACCCAGAAGATAAGGTTGAAATGCTTGAAATAGAAAACAATGCTAAAGATGAATCTCAAGGTAAAAGATTAGTTCCTTTTTCTAGAGAATTATATATAGAACAAGATGATTTTATGGAAGAACCTATTAAAAAATATTTCAGATTTTTCCCAGGAAATGAAGTTCGTTTAAAAGGAGCTTATTTCGTAAAATGTACGGATGTAATTAAGGATGAAAATGGAAATGTAGTTGAAATACATGGTACTTATGACCCTGAAACTAAGAGTGGTTCTGGATTTACAGGTCGTAAAGTAAAATCTACAATACATTGGGTTGATGCTAAATCAGCTATACCATGTGAATTTAGATTGTTTGAGCCATTGATTCTTGATGATTTACCTGAAAATGAAGGAAAGCATTTCTTAGAACAGATAAATCCTAATTCATTAGAAATATTACAAGGTTTCGTTGAGCCTACACAAGTAAAAGATGCTAAACCTTTTGATAAATTCCAATTTGTTAGAAATGGGTTCTTTAGTATAGATAATAAATATACAACTAAGGAAAAACTTGTGTTCAATAGAATAGTTCCTTTAAAAAGCTCTTTTAAACTTGCTAAATAA
- a CDS encoding DUF2140 domain-containing protein — protein sequence MGRIAKIILSLIVIILVLTGIVVYTLTPKERYDVSSQNNKIIDEEYLSKGSYINSMEIVKNPLRMVGKVSVSEEEFRNLIYTLMNKHGIKEFENNFVEMKDGKIKVAGPYKVFGLINSQYELELKPTLKNEDLVVSLENVKIGKFKISDKMLEKILSNYNKKVPFEVNGNKITLEKSYLYPVTLKNISIKKGNVDLDMEVEIDLKSQINGALGYLKDSGKAQDILNHLINLKKTSVG from the coding sequence ATGGGAAGGATTGCAAAGATTATATTAAGCTTAATTGTTATTATTTTAGTGTTAACAGGTATTGTTGTATACACATTAACACCAAAAGAGAGATATGATGTTAGTTCACAAAATAATAAAATCATAGACGAAGAGTATTTATCAAAAGGTTCATATATAAATTCTATGGAAATAGTAAAAAATCCACTTAGAATGGTTGGAAAAGTATCTGTTTCCGAAGAAGAGTTTAGAAATCTAATATATACATTAATGAATAAACATGGAATTAAAGAATTTGAAAATAATTTTGTTGAGATGAAGGATGGAAAAATAAAAGTGGCAGGTCCATATAAGGTCTTTGGTCTAATCAATAGCCAATATGAGCTTGAACTAAAACCCACTTTAAAAAATGAAGATTTGGTTGTAAGTCTTGAAAATGTAAAGATTGGAAAATTTAAAATAAGTGATAAAATGCTAGAAAAAATACTAAGTAATTACAATAAAAAGGTTCCATTTGAGGTTAATGGAAATAAAATTACTTTAGAAAAAAGTTATCTTTATCCAGTAACACTTAAAAATATATCTATAAAAAAAGGAAATGTTGATTTGGATATGGAAGTAGAAATAGATTTAAAATCACAAATAAATGGAGCATTAGGTTATCTAAAGGATTCTGGAAAAGCTCAGGATATACTAAATCATTTGATTAATTTAAAGAAAACATCTGTTGGTTAA